The Cryptomeria japonica chromosome 6, Sugi_1.0, whole genome shotgun sequence genomic interval ATTGAACGGCTTTCAAGGGTGATTATGTTGAAAATGTGGGTTGGTTCTTTGATAAGCACGCGATATCATCCGATGCTTAAGATGTCAATCTTCCAAGAGAGAAGAGGACGTCATGAATGGGCACACAACTATCTAGAAATTCTTGTACGAAGGCAATTTCTGAATTCCACAAGACTAAATGTCAAATGACTTGCAGAAGTGCATTGTCCTATTTCCATGATGGATAACAAGTATTTCCCTATCGCACTATCTTCAAGGCTAATTTCACGCAAATTGGATGATGGCAGAGAGCAATAGCCTGCGAAAATTCTTCGACGAGAAAAGTCGATGGAGGTTATTTATTGGTGACGGCTCTAACTGGTTTTGAAAATTCGCTGCTCTTGGTTACTTCTGTGATTAGATTAAATTTGATAACATTTACTCAGAAAACCTGAATAGATTCTGTTTCTTTTATATTTTCTAGAACTCAATAGAAAACAGTACGTTATATTAGCCAAAGATGACTGTATGCTTAGTTCAGTTCCGTATACATCAAGGATCAAGCAGTCAAATCTGTGATAAAATCAAAGATTATAGTTcaactaataatttttttattttattttttggtataAAAtcagagatgagataggaatgtaTTTTGGATGACTTTCACAAAATGAATAATCTCTGATCtttaattcttctatttctatACAAAATGGATAATCTCTGATCTTTAATTCTTCTATTTCTGTATAAACTAAATCTTCCATATAAAATTAATTTCTGAACAACGAACTGCTGCCGTCTTTAATGCAATTTATTTGcactatattaatataaaaaatatctcTGACTAAGACGTTATATAGAAATAGACAAGAAATTAGTGCATTGGTGTAGGATTACTAGACTTTCTTGCAAGCTTTGGTAAGGTAATTTTCGTTGGAAGCAGTAAAAAGTTACAGTTTTTAAAATTTGTTAaacataataaatttttattaaattttcaagAATAAAATCTTCATGTTCTGTATCTCATTACTGTTAAACCACAGATTTGAAAAGTTTTTTAGAATGCTATTTTGTGTAGAAAGTAACCTGTACCATTTTCGCTAAAACATCTGATAATATATTGTCTGTAAATCTGGAATTGGGTGTGTTCGGTGTGTTAATAACTCAGTACAATTGGTAAGTTTGACGGATACAATGCTATTAAATTTGTATGGCCCATGCTTCCGCTTTCGCTCTTCTTGTGTGGCCGTCTTTCcactttattaaaattaaaatctaatttttgTGAGCCACAAACTTTAATTTAATTTTGTCTTACACTTTTAATTGGTTGTATTGTGTGATCTCATATTCAGGCTTTAAAAATATCCAGGGTGCCACTGCCTTCGCAGAGACTCTAAAGGCGGGGAGTTAGATTCCTAGATATTAAGAGGATGATCATGCTGAAAAGGCGGGTTTTTGCTTTGATAGGCCTGCTTCCATTTTTAATTTGTCGTTCCTATGCACAGCAGCTGAATGGCAATAGCACTAATTTTTCCTTTGCCTACTTTAGTCAGAACAACAGTCAGCAGCTGTTATATATGGGAAACGCTTCCTTTTCCTCTGAGCATGATTATATCAATCTCACACCCGATCCATTCGCCACTTTGAACCAACCTTCTTCAAAGGAAACGGCTCCAAATGTGGCGTTGCAGAACTGCATCGGAAGAGTTCTGTACCGCCAGCAACTAACGATGTGGCCAGCGAGTTTCACCACCGTTTTCACCATCTTCGTCAAAAACGTCACAACTAACGCCACGGGCGCGCTCGCGAATTTCAATGGCGACGGTCTTGCCTTCATCATTGTTCCGAATAACAAAAGCTTTTTAGCAAAGAGCTACGGGGCTTTCCTCGGCCTCTTCGACTCCTCCACAAACGGAAATACAACTGAGCAGCTTGCCATCGAATTTGACACATATGCGAATGAATTCGACCCGGATAACAATCATGTGGGTATCGACATCCAGAGCATCACATACACCGCAACGGCCAATATGGGAAACCACGGAATGGACATCAAGGCCGGGCGAGCTATACAAGTGCGGATCCACTACGACGGCTGGGCTAAATCTCTGCAAATCTACGCACGGTATGCAAACAATTCTTCTGCCTACGCGAGCATTGTGAACCACACGGTGGAGCTCGAAAACACCGTTCCAAGACTGGCGTACGTGGGGTTTTCTGCGGCAACAGGGAATTCCTACGAGATACACAAAATTCTCGACTGGAATTTCAGTTCCGTGATGTTACCGGAGTCTTCTCTGAAATTACCCCCGATGGGAACAGGAAAGCCCGGAGGATCTGGCGGCAGAGTCAAAATCGGCTTCTTGGCGGGCTCCATTACAGTTGGTTTAGTTGTGGTGGGATTATTGGCCTTGGAGTTCGTGATTAggaggatgaaaaagaaaaaacatgCTTCTTCAACTCTTGAACGAGAAAGCTTCAGCCGGGAACTGGCAGTGATTCAAACCGCACCTCACCGGTACTCTTACAAGGAACTCGCCGCTGCAACCAACAATTTCAGCGATGCGGAGCTTTTGGGAACCGGCGGGTTCGGGAGCGTCTACAGAGGAAACCTTAACGCCGGACGCAACGAACAGGTAAAGTTGGTGGCGGTGAAGAAAATCTCCGCCGGTTCAAGACAGGGGGAAAGGGAATTCATCTCAGAAATTATTACCATAGGCCGTCTCCGCCACAGGAACCTGTTACAGCTTCAGGGGTGGTGCCA includes:
- the LOC131073016 gene encoding L-type lectin-domain containing receptor kinase IX.1-like; its protein translation is MIMLKRRVFALIGLLPFLICRSYAQQLNGNSTNFSFAYFSQNNSQQLLYMGNASFSSEHDYINLTPDPFATLNQPSSKETAPNVALQNCIGRVLYRQQLTMWPASFTTVFTIFVKNVTTNATGALANFNGDGLAFIIVPNNKSFLAKSYGAFLGLFDSSTNGNTTEQLAIEFDTYANEFDPDNNHVGIDIQSITYTATANMGNHGMDIKAGRAIQVRIHYDGWAKSLQIYARYANNSSAYASIVNHTVELENTVPRLAYVGFSAATGNSYEIHKILDWNFSSVMLPESSLKLPPMGTGKPGGSGGRVKIGFLAGSITVGLVVVGLLALEFVIRRMKKKKHASSTLERESFSRELAVIQTAPHRYSYKELAAATNNFSDAELLGTGGFGSVYRGNLNAGRNEQVKLVAVKKISAGSRQGEREFISEIITIGRLRHRNLLQLQGWCHERDELLLVYDYMPNGSLNKFLYDRNWDTPLNWPRRHRILCGLASALLYLHEEWEQRVVHRDVKPSNVMLDGEFNAHLGDFGLARLIEHDDSNPAVTTRLAGTPGYMAPECSYTGKATAESDVFSFGIVLLEVATGRRVVELNCPLTEGNLVEWVWGLYSKDSVLECVDPKLDGFDYDAEEIRRVLILGLACSHPDPQLRPSMRQAIQVLMNPNEELPQLPSTRPMAIYVVLPPVGPVFSQSTSSSNLGRGATSSSVMAESSVGSITTSLNQGR